CCTGGAGGCGTGGCCATGCAGGGCCCACAGGGGCTCTGTTCAGTTGGCCATTGGGCAAGGCAGAACCGAAGGCCTAGTGGGGTCAGCAGGTCCTGGAGGGCAGGTGGGGTCTCAGGCCCGGCTGGTGCCCCACCCTGCCGCGCACAGCCCTGCCTCCAGAGCACAGGGAACCCCCAGGAGCAGTGTGAGGCGGAGCTGGAGGTGGAAGTCCCGCAGCCCTGCAGGGCTAAGAACACAAGCATCACTAACCCAGTGTTTCAAGGCTTcagccatcttttttttcttttcttttctttcttttttttttttttttttttgagacagagtctcactctgttggctgggctggagttcagtggcgtgatctcggctcactgcaccctccgcctcccgggttcaagtgattcttctgcctcagcctcccaagtagctgggattacaggtgtccaccactacacctggctaatttttatatttttagtagagacggggtttcaccatgttggccaggctgatcttgaactcctgaccttgtgatctgcccacctcagccttccaaagtgctgggattacaggtgtgagccactgcacccggccttcagccatctttaaaatgccttttttcccctcttttgaTTCAGGGTCTTAATGAAAGTCCAGGCAGTCCAAGGACAATTAAATAAACAGCAGCTTCCCTTTGAAGATCAGCCCAGAGTGTGGGGTGTGAGACGGCCAGGCCCAGAGTGTGGGATGGATGCCCTTGCTGGCAGGGGCACAGGCTCATGGGGGAAGGGATAGGTTAGGACTGGGGGAGGGCAAGGGGGCCCAGGAGGGTTTCCACTCTGCAGGTGGCTGGCCTCTCTCTAAGAGCTGGCTCTACACTTGCCTCCACCCCAGGGAAGGAAATGACCGCCGAAAGGGGTGCAACGTGGGGGCAGGAGGCGCTGCGGCCAGTGGGCAGTGCTGGGAGATGAAACCAACAGTGGTGATTGCCCCAGAAAGAACTCGGCACTGCTAAGGCAATGGTGGCCGAAGGAGGCCCCTGACCCCGTGAGGAGCGGCCACCGCCTCCGGCCCGGGACTCCCTCGCCTGCGTTTCCCGGTGACTCCGCAGCCCCCTCTGGAGTCTCTCCCCCTGCCCCGCACCTGTAGGGAGACCCTGGGAAATCAGGCTGGTTATAGTTGCAAAAAATAAactggagcccccccagaagcTACACATGGTCACAGGCCTGTGGGGACCCCCCTCCCGAAGCCACATGTGGTCACCGGCCCGTGGGAGACCCTCACACCCATGGCTGCCCACACCTGGTCCTGGTGCATCCCACAGTGTGAAAACCACAAAGCCCAGGAGAGCCTGGCTGTGAGACCCAGTGGGGCTTCTcccaagtccttttttttttttttttttgagacagggtctcctctgtcacgcaggctggaatgcagtggcaccatctcagctcactgcagccttgacctcccaggctcaagcaatgctcccccatcagcctcctgagtagctgggactaaggtaTGCcatcacacccgactaattttggggttttttgctttttaaaattttttgtagagacagagtctcgcagtgttgccaagctgttctcaaactcctgggttcacccgcctcagcctcccaaagtgctgggataataggcgtgagccaccacacccagcccaatccCTTTATATATCTTCTCAGGGGGTCTGtgtcttaaaaaggaaatattcaaacGCCCTTTCTCTAACTAAAGTATAAGGTTTTCAGATTACTCTTATGTTTGTAAGATCACTGTCCATGCCTCTGTCTGGGGGCCGTCCCCTCCAGGGCTTTGAGCCTCACCAGTGTTCCGCCCCACGGCTTGGAAGGTGGTGCTTTTCCTCCAGGGAGCTCAGGCCTCGGCAACATGAGGACACCACAGCCTGGAAGCACTCCATGCCGTGCTGAACTGCCCACGATCCAGACCCTAAGAGGGACTGTCAGCAGGCGGCCTCCTGGCTCTTGGGGGTCCACACAGGCCTGTGGGAGCCCTGTGAGTGTCAGCGCCTGCATAGAGCCCTGCCTGACTTCCCAGTAAGAGGGTGCTGCCTTCTGGGGACTCTCAGCCGGACGGGGACCACTGGATGGGTTGGCCACGCTGGCCCCATTGCTCTGGCAGGGATGTGGCATGGTGCCAGCGCTGCCCGGCCACTTCCTTCAGGAGGCTGGGTGGCTCCCTCTGTGGAGGCCGTGGGCTCCCCCACTGCCATGCTGCTGACCCAGCCCCTCGCTACCCTCATTCTTCCACAGGGGAGGCCAGGACCAGAGGACCCGTCTCCAgaggggtgggcaggaaagagggagagggctGAGGGTCTGCAGGGCGGGCACGAGGAGTCGAGCCAGGTGTGCGTGCAGGTGCCGAACCTGCTGGCCCTGCCCCGTCCACAGGAGGAGGCCATGAGAACCATCAAGAGGTTCATGGACTCAGGAGAACGTCGTCAGCAGCGCTGAGGTCTTGGAATGTGGGCTCGGACCTTGTGTTTGGTGACGTCCTGTAAGTACTCAGCTTGCTCAAGCTAACTGCCCGGCTGGGATCACCGTCTAGGAGGATTCAGAGTTCAGACGAGTGGTCCAGGGGCCGGTCAGTGCTGTGCCCCTCGCCCCCTGTGGGCAGGGGAGGAGCCCGGGGACTTGGCCCGCCCTGGAGGAGCCCTGAGGTCAGACCCTGTGGCGGGCACCATGGCTTGGGGAGGTGCCTGGAGGGCTGGAGCCCGCCTGGGGGGCCTTGGTCAGTCAGGGCTGCAGAAGCAGAGAGATGCGGGGTGCACGTGCGTGTTGGTACCCACTGCCCTGCACGTGGTGAGTGAGGGAGAGAGGCAAAGCACCTTTCCAGGGGTGCATGGGAGGCTGCGGTCAAAGgtcctgcacacacacatgcgtgctCACATCTGTAGGGCAGACATTGACCCTCAAACGCCCCCAAGCTCGTGTGAGGCTGGTGCAGGCGTGTGAGGCTGGTGCAGGCGTGGGGCTGACGCTGGGGCGGTGtgagctcctcctcttcctcctcgaCGTGCTTGACGGGGTTGGGGTGGCCCCTCCCCTTGTCCTGGGAGCTCCGGCACCCTCTCCACTCTCCCTGTGGCCCCAGTAGACAGAGCCCTGGCTCCTGCCTCGGGCCAGGTTTAGCAGAGGTTGCCTCCTCCAACTGCAGGCAGATGGAGGGGAATTGGGGTTGTGGGCTGGCCGTGTCCCCCAACCCCTACACAGCCCAGCTCTCCTCCTGCTCCGCCTGGATGTTCTTCAGGCTGGGGTGGAGGTGCTCCAGGACCCCCCCGCACAGCCTGGGGCCACACACCCCTGGAGCCATCCCTATCTCTGTCTGCGCCCTGGCCTCTTTCCTGCCAGGACCCTGACTGAGTCAATAGGCTTGACTTTCATAAAGTGACCAACAAGATGGAGACCACACTTGGAGTGGAAGATGAGGCTGTCTTAAGCGCTCACCCCCTGCACGAGCCAGCCCGCGGCCAGCGTCCTGGGCCGAGCCTCCTCTTCTTGCCCCATACTCTTCCCACCCTGAGAGGGGCTTGGTCTGGGTGGGTCTCCTGGGACCCCTGATGCGCAGGGCCGGGGAAGCGTTCGTAATCCTCCCAGGACACACGTGTCTGCATTTAAGGGTGTGCCTGCCGTGAAAGGAAATTTATTCAATGACCTTCGCTAAAGACCGGAAGGGGACTGACTACTCAGGACCAGTGCGGTGGGTGCTGGGACCAGGGCAGTGGGATTTCGCGGTGGTGGAGAGAGACTGGGCTCCACTCTGAATACAGCCCCAGCGAATGGGAGTTGATGGCCCAGGAGCAGAGTGGGGTCCGTGGATGGAACATCACTAAGAAGAAACAGCAGGGGGAGCGGATTCTGGCTAAACTGGCCTCACAGGATTCTGGCTGAGGGGAGGCGGGGTGATCAGTCATCACCTGGGTGCCGGAGGATGAGCACGTGGTTCTGATGAGGATGATCAGATGTGGGGTGGGGCAGTTCTGGCTGAAGTCACTTAGCAGTgttcttgctaaaactggattttgCAGGGAAGTGTGCAAGTGGTCTAGAAGGTTCAAGAGCCTCATAAAGTTTGGCCAAGCAAAGAGTCTTGTCACTGAGAGTTAGAATCGAGGGCAGGTGGCTAAATAGTGTCTTGTGGATTCTCTCCAGCTTTTGCAGCCCCTCCCTCCACTTCCTGCTCTGGGTAGCCCCTTTCCTGCAGCCATGACCCAGATTCCTGAAGAGGGGATGGCTGTACGGGGGGCCTGGATGCTGGGTGCCGGCCTCAGGGGTGGGAGACACCAGGAGAGGCCTGGCCAGAGAGCCGCCGGGACCCAGGTCAGGTCAGGACCCAGTGTGTAGTGGAGCTTGGGCTCATGAGGTCAGAGCTGGAACCACTGCACTCCGTCTCCCAGGGCCGGGGCTCCCGGAGGACATGCAGTGTCTGCTGTTCCCTGGGGTGCCCCAGTCCTCCATGTGGCACTCTGCGTGTTGGAGGGCCCACTGCTAGCTGCTCATCCTGGCTTGGGAGCAGCACGGCCTGAGCAAGGGAGCCTGCCCAGGACCGGCGCCTGTGAGGCAGGGCTGGTCGCAGGGTCTCCGTCCCCGAGGGCTGATTCCTGCTGAATGCTTCAACCGCCAAGGGTGGatccctctcctcccagcctgAGGCTGTTTCAGGAAGAAAAGGTCAGGCCCGGGCAGGTTTCCCTGCCCAAGGGGAGGGTCCAAGGAGGGGCAGACTCGGCGGGGGGAGCAGGGGACCACTTTCAGTGAGTTTGTGTTCAGAACTTACTCCGGGGCCCTTTCCTTTTGGGGCCAGGCAGGCAGCACCGTGCGGGACATTATTAGCCAGGAGAGGAGGGGCCCGGGAGAGCTCACAGGGCGTTTGGGGAGCTCCGTAGGCAGGCAGGTCCTGAGGACTTTTGGAAAGGGTAGAACAAGGTCCTGGGTGGCTTTGTGGTGGTTGCAAGTGAGGGAGGAGGTGGCCTCCCTGAGCGTGGATGGCTGGATGCACACCCCAGACCCAGGAGCAGAGGCCGAGAAGGGAAGGGCGGGGGCCCAGGAACCACGTTGGCagggtggagggggcaggggaaGCCACTTGCTGGGGAAACTTCACCAGAAGATCTGGGCTGAGGACACGCGAGTGTGGAAGAAACGGCGCCTCCCGCATGCCAGATGCTGCCCACTGCCTGCACAGGGTTCCCTGGGGGAGCTTGGAGGTCACAGAGGAAATGCGAGACCAGATGCAGGCAGGGGGGCCCTCCGGAGCCTGCAGGAGTGGGCCGCTGGCTCGGGGGCACCGGGAGACCCCCACGTGGACAGGGTGGAAAGGGCTTTCTTCAAAGCCAGGATCTCGTCCCCGTATCAGTGTCCCAGCTACGCGTTTGCTGCCGGGAGGCTCCCCAGTCCCGCAGCAGCCCCTCAGCAGCTGCCCTCCAAGGAAGGGGCCTCACAGACACTCTGAAGGCTCCACAGCACGTGGGCCAGGGGCCGGATCTACCCCCGGGGCAGCAGGACTGATCGTGAGCCCAGCCTGGGACATAGCCCCTCTGACTGCGTCCTTGCTGGGGGCCTTCTTGGAGTGGGCAGACCTAGAACCAGGCCTGGGGGGTGGGGACGTGCCTGGATGTGCACTGGGGGGGTCTGAGCCCTTAGTTAGGACTGGGGGCCCTCCTTTCCACTTCCTTCAGTCTCTGGGGTCTGGGGCATCCTAGCCACATGTGGGGCCTCCTCGCTGGGACTGGAGACCTCCTGAcaggtggggctgggggctggtcCCAGCATCTTTGCTTTTCCCCCAGGAGGACTTGGACACAGGGTCTCCTCTCCTTCCCATCACACAGAGGGTGGCGTCCCCGGATGGGAACTCTGATTATCACCAAACCAAAAGATGGGGAAACCGACAGAGAAGTGGCTGCAAGCAGCTATGGCAGGGCGGTGTGTGGAAGCAGATGGGATGGGCAGAGGTGGGGGCCAGCATCGCTGCCTTCTTGCCCCTCCCAGAGGACCCCAGGCCCCCAGCTCGGGCGCCCCACCCAGGCTGGTAACACCTGCGTCTGCCGTGTGGCACCGGGAGATGAATCACTTGCTTTTCAAATTAGAATCTTCCTTGATGTCAGAAACGTTTCTTCTTTACAAGGAAATGGAGGTGAAATTTTTATATGGGAAGGGTAGCTCCCTTGGTGAACTGCAGGGCAGTGGAGGGCGGGTTCAGGGAGCCGAGTGCAGCCTGAGGTGCAGCTTTCAGGCTGGGAGGAAGCAGCTGCTTCCGGCTCCTCAGGACATGAGACGGGGACAGTGTGTGCTTGGCGGGTGGGAGTGACGCTGCCCACCTGCGGGCGTCTCCTGGGGAACGGGGCATGTGGGCTGTGTGGCAGTATGGAGCCCAGAGCTGATAGGAGGCTGTGCCGTCAGGCTGCATTTGACCATTTATGGAGCCAGGCCCCGAGGAGGCCCTGAATTAGAAAGGCATCCAGACCCAGGCTGCAGCCTCAGGCCGGCACCGTCCCCTGCATGGCCCCGGCGCCCCAGCTTGGTGTTATCAGCAcacagaggttgaggctgtggctCCGTCTGGGCTGTtagcacagagaaaaaaatacccaaataCTTGGTAAAGGGCGGGCTTCCTGGCCCCATGGCTGCAGGGTGGGCTGGCTTCCTGTGTTTGCTAAGATTTCTTTGAGGCAGTCCCACGGCAGAGTCCACTCTGGGTCCCGGCCCTGCGCTGGGCGCTGTGCTGAGCGCCTCTGTGGCTTCTGTAATTGAATTTTCACTGCACTCGGAGGCAGGCGCCAGGCTTCACTTTAAAGATGGGGAAGCTGAGTCTCAGGGAAGTGGGGCCCGTGCCAGGGTCTTAGCAGGGCTTCTGGGGTTGCTAGGACCCCcacagggctgggcagggggtCTTCACGCCAGGCCCCCCTTTACCATAGTCCCCCCAGCACCACCCAACATGTGGTCTCCGGTCATCTGCTGTCTCCACCCCTCCCTCAGCTTCTCTGCTGGGGTTGTCCCTGTCGCCTTGCCCTAGACCCTTCTTTGTTCTTACAGTCCCAGACGGAGGGCCCTGTGTACCTTGGAGCACACTCTGTGGCCTCTGGCTCTCCCTCCTAAGGCCACCTCCCCGGCCAACTGGGCTGTGTGGTCACTGTCCTTAAGACCTTGTGTGCCATGAGGGCTCAGAGCCCCGAGCCTCAGCACAGGAAGTGCCACCCAGGCAGCCAACACCTGCTCAGCGGGCAGACGGCCTTGCCGACTCGGCTTTGCTCCCGGGAGCCTCTCGGAGAGGAAGCCGCAGGGAGACGATAGCCCCGGGCAGCCCCAGCTTGCCAGCTCCACATCCAAGGTCCTCCTTCTGGTGTGGGGTTACAGTCTGTTCAAAGCACGTGCCCAgaataacatttttgaaagtcTTTAAAAATGGGGTAAAGCTGACATACCATGAAAGACACAAATCCTGTCTTACGCTCAGGTCTTCTTTGCATGTCTACACCCGTGTCATCACCATGCGTGTCAATGAGTCTCCCCAAGAGCACGCCCAGCACCACAGGGAGCCCCTGGTCCCCCCCAGGGACTCCCCAGAGTCATAACCCTGCGGCGACCTCTCCTCTGATCTCTGACTTCCCAGCCTGTGGGGATCTTGGGGACTGTGTTCTGCTGCTGGGGTGCACAGGCCCTGTCTTTTCTTGGCtgtgcagggagggagggggagacaCCACAGGGTGTCCTTTCCACCGAGGGCGCCGGTGACTCCAGCTTGTCTTTCTGTGGTTTTCATGTGGCTCCGGTGGGACCTGCGCGCAGCGGCAGAGGCCGCCCCTGGGGACTGTGTGAAGCTTTGCTGCTATTCCCCATTGGGTGGGGGGGTGCCAGTTACCCTCCCCCGCAGCTGTGGGGACTCCCAGGACCTTTGTCGTCAACCTTTGCCATCTCAGCCCACCTGGCAGGGGCAGAATAACGTTTGCAGGAAAGTTACAGACTTCCCGTCCCCTCAACTCTGCAGAAGAGGAGTTTGGTGGGGAGTTTTTCTAGAGTTTTCCCTCGGTCTGGGGCATAGCGTCACTGAAATGCCAGAGCAATCAGGGGCCAGCCCTCAAGTGGAGGCCTCGCCTCCCTACCGAAAGGCCAGGCCCATTCAGGGAAGACCCCGTTCAGAGAAGACATGGGGGTGTGCGGGCTAGGCGGGGTGGGGCTGAGCGGCCGGGTGTCCAGCAGGGCCTTTGGGAACAGAGGGTGGGTCCCTAGGGAAGGTGGCAGTCACCATCAGCCTGGCGAGCAGTGGAAAGGGGACTTCAGACATGCTCGGGAGATGGAGAACCCCGTCCGTGAAAGAGCTCCCGAGAATTAGGGGCCAGGCTCAGCTCCCAAGGCTGCCCTGACAGAAGCCACGGGCTGGGGGGCAGAGAAAGATGCTGAGCCTCTCacggttctagaggctggaatCAGGGATCAGATCAGGGCATCCTCAGGTCCCTGCCCACTCTGGAGGCCCGAGGGAAGGGtcctccctgcctcttccagctcctggtggcCCCAGGCATCCCTCTGCCTGCGGCTATGtggctccagtctctgcctccactGAAATGTGGCTGTCCTCCCTGCGTCTGCGGGGCTGACTTCCCTCTTCTTACAAGGATGCTGTCATTGGACGAGGGCCCACCATACTCCAGTGTGAGCTCACCCTCACTTGATTACATcagcaaagaccctatttccaaataaggtcacattctgacgTTCTGAGTTGACATGAATTTTTAGGGGGGCCTGTTCAGCCCAGGACAGTATGTGGTTTAAGAAAGGGACTTCCCCAGAATGATCTGCCTGCCATCTGCATCCAGCTGCAGACCCTGGTTCCTGCCGTCTGGTCAGGGTTGGCCCTGGGTGACTGGAACCCTGTGTCCCTGCACCCCCAGCACTGCCACCCAAAAGGAACTTCGGGGACAGATACCATGGCTTAGGGTACCCATGGGGTCTTCAGAGGCTGAGCTGGTGCCCAGCTTGTTTCATCCCTCATAGACGCAGCCAGGCAGTGAGTGGCCGACGGGTGCCTCAATGTCCCATGCAGTGCAGCCTTGCAGAGCGGGTGGAGGCCAGCCCCCCAGGAGAACCACTTGTCCCTGCCCGAAGTGGGACAAACCTCAGCACCGAGTGTGTCCACAGATGCCAACGCCTCTCAGACGAAGTGAGTTGACTGTTAAATGTAACAATAAAAACGGTCTTGTATTTGGTATATCTTTcctttttcgttttctttttctagCTGTTCTTCTTTACTCTATTTTGCAAAAGTTAGCAGTCTGCAGGGTGCTTCCTCCTGGCTGGCTGGAGAAGCCCCATGTACCCAGCCTTGTCCGAGGTCCTCTGAGCCCCCACGCCGCCTCGATACGGTGCTGTGCCCTGATCCCAGTGTGGGAGGGGCCCTCAGAGCACatgtgccttctttttttttttttttttgtttttttgagacggagtctcgctctgtcgcccgggctggagtgcagtggcgcgatctcggctcactgcaagctccgcctcccgggttcacgccattctcctgcctcagcctcccgagtagctgggactacaggcgcccacaaccgcgcccggctaattttttgtatttttagtagagacggggtttcaccgtggtctcgatctcctgaccttgtgatccgcccgcctcggcctcccaaagtgctgggattacaggcgtgagccaccgcgcccggccagcacatGTGCCTTCTATGTGGTGAGGGGGGCATTATCTTGGGGATGCAACTGCAGTAATCAAGAAACTTACAAATATTTAGGATAAATTAACTGAGAACGCGTGCACTCACCGGCATGGCCACCTGCTGTCACCCGGGGCGTGCCtccagccctggctctgccccCCCAGTTGGTGGAATCATGGAAGTAGGGGAGGGGGTGGTCCCCGGCTCGGGTTTGTGCCATGGAGACGCCCGCACATGCCAGGACACTTGCACAGAATGCTCCCGACGCTCTCCCGTCTCCAGGGCTGTGTGTAAGGGTCAGTGACAGAACTGTACACAGCGTGCAAGAGACAACTgccctcactgccaccttgaagGGCAGCCTGGACACATACTATCGAGAGACAAAGAACTCGCTGACGGCAGAAGGCGTCATGCCACATGCTTCGGTCTGTATACAGCCCAAATCCGGCGATGTGGCACGCAACATTGTCCAGGGGTTCGCTGCACATGGCAAAGACGTCCTAGACGGTAAGGGTGACAGACACCTGTGCAGGAGGGAGGTCGCCTCTGGGGACCCTGGGGGAAGCAGGAGGGATGTGTTCCAGCTCACCTGGGTGCCCGTCTGGCCTCTCTCTGCCCAGAGTCCGCCCCCACGGCAGCAGACATGGGATGGGGTCCTAGGCCAAGGAGCACTCCACCCAGTGGGGCGTGGGGACTTCCCTCCTCTCAGGAGCTCAGAGTGAGCGGGGCCCCAGGGACCAGCATGCAGCTTTCGTCCCCAGCCACGGTCTGCTTCTGGCCCTGCCGGGACTTGGGGCTGCCTGCACATTAAATGGCCTGGGTTTGTGTCCTGGTAAGTCAAGACTGAGAGAGCTGCCACCCTTGTGGGTCACAGCTGCAGGAAATCAGGCTGTCGCCCAGGTCCAGGTGGGTCTGCCAAAATGCCCCGAGAGGCACGGCCTCGAGGTCAGCACCAGATGGGGCTACTCCTGCCCCTGTGCCCAGATCAACCAGCCGCCCCCACTGGAAGGAGACATGCTCCCCGCGGGGGTCCGGAGCCCACTTCGGGCTCCTCCCCACCCAACAGTGGCTCCCTGGAGACTGGATGCCCCACCCATGCCCTCTGCTCCACTGCCGGGACCATCTTTGCTCTCAAGGACTGTGGAAGCCAGTAGAGAGGGGCACCCCGTCAACGCCAGCCGGACTCTGTCCACCCCTCGAGAGCCAGAGCTTTGGGCTCACTGTCTCCCCCCGAGGAACCCTCGCTGGGGCCACAGGAGGCTCGGGTCTCTGTTCCTCAGGGCCCCGGGGGACTCCTGCAGGCAGCAGTGTTTGCTCCGCAGGGCCTGCAGGGtcaggcagggaggcagaggccaccACAGGTGGAGGCAGGTTAAAGGACAAGGATTCTGAACATGCCGGGGCTAGGTCCAGGCACCATCAGAACCAAGTCACCGGCTCCCTCTGGGAGGACAGAGCCGTGAGGGTTTCGGGGCTGAGTCACAGGTGGGCTGGGGTGGAAGGGAGGTGAGGGCGACACCCCACCCTCACCAGGTGAGGACCCTTCGGGCCAGGCAGGCTTCCAGTCAGTGAGGGCACAGAGCGGAGGGAATGCGGAGGGGCTGGTGGGTCATGTGGGGGGTAGGGTGGAGGTACTGGCTGCGCCACTGCAGCAGGCATCGCCCCGGAATGTGCTGGAATAACAAGCAGAGGCAGCATGGAGCAGGATGGAGGGCGGAAGCGCCGAGATAGGAATGTATGATCCTGGGTGGAGGCGCTGAGGCCTGGCCGGCATCTGGAACCTCCCTGAGGCTGGATCTGGGGGCACCAGGGGAGCCCACCACAGGGGGCCCCAGGTCACAATAAGGGGCAGCTCAGACCGGGATGGGGGCCCCCAGGTCGCCCAGGAGTGGAAGTGGCTTGTGATGCTGTGGCTGCTGCGCTGTGAGGGGCTCCTGGTCCTGCTGGCCTCCGGGCTACGCGTGGCCCACTCGCCTCTGCAGCTGCCAAGCCTCCCTCGGGGCTCCTGCTGCAGGGCTGGGCTAGAGAGGCCTGGGAATCCCAGCCGGCAAGGAAGCCAGGCCCAAGGGGGAGCAGCATGCTGGGTCAGGAGACCGGTCAGGGGCCTGGCCGGGCCTGGAGGCCAGCGGGCAGGGGCTGGCAGGGAGTGGGCAGAGTGCCCGCCACTGCGGGGGCCACCATGGAAGACTGTCTGGGTTGGGTTTGCCGCGGAGGCTCGCCAGCAGTGTTTTGACTCCAAGCAGGTTTCAGAGTGTGAACAGCCCCCGAGTCATCTGCTGGGTCCCTCTGCCAGAGGGTTTCTGAGAGACAGATGGCCACACGCGGAAGCCGTCGGCGGCGTGTGGGCCCAGCGATGACGGGGGTGCGAATCCCGCTCCGCCTCCCTCGGCGGTGGCAGGCAGTCTCTAAGTCCTCTCCCGTGTTCTCACTGTACCCTAGAAAGCAAAGCCCGAGTTCCTCAGCACGCTGCTAGGCGAGTGGGCAGAGCCAGGCCTCCCTGCAGGCACACACAGCTGTCCCTGTGCCTCCATGAGCGGGAAGGGACGCTGGCGGGAGCCCCCACCCAGGCGGCCTCCCCATCTGAGCCCCCACACAGGCGGCCTCCCCACCCGGCCCTGCACCCAGGCGGCCTCCCCACCTGGGACCCCCCCACGCGGCCTCCCCACCTGGCCCCGCACCCAGGCGGCCTCCCCACCCCggcctcctgacctcatggagctGGGCTTGGCCACAGGGGGACCTTGCAAAGGGCACTTTGCATGGAGCCTGAACCCGGCCCGACTTTGCCTCCATGGTTTTCGGATTGAACAGCAGGGAACCGCACGGGGGAGGGGCCGGCTGAATTCCTCCGCGGGATCCGAGGGGCTGTGCAGACACGGGCCGTGACTGCGGGTCCTCAGTGGAGAAAATCAGTACCAAGTCGGAGCGAGTCCCCAGGGCTCACGTGTCACTCTGCACCCGGAAGGAACTTTCTGGAAATGCAGTACATCCCTGCAGAGTGGGACTCAGGGGCTCTTTGCTGTCGCTGTGCAGAAGGCGAGGTCTCAAGGGGAGAagatctggaggctgggagcCCGCCTGGGCCTGGGTCCCCTCTCAGGGCTGAGGAGCCGCGAACCCAGTGCCCACGGTCGCTGTAGCCAACCTCACAGGTCCCACCTCCTGCCTGGCCATGCTTTTGCCATGCATTTCGCCCCAATGTGGCCCTGAGGCCAGTCCTGTGCTAGCCTGTATTGACACGCTGGCTCACTCAAATCGATTCTTGTCAAAGGCACTGCGGAAAGAACAGCTTTCCAAATAGAGCCGAAGAAGCCGCTTCCGCTGTGGGAGCCCGGGTGCTGGCGGGCTGCCCAGGCGCCTCCTCTCTCTGCGGCCGGGCATGGAGCTCCACCAGCAGCTCCTGGCTGTTGCAGGGCTGTGAGATGTTTTCGTTTGTTCAGCAGGAAGGTCTAGAGAAAGGGGCTGAAGGGGATGCCTGAGCGTCCAGCCTCAGCGAGGAGGCCAGGACCGAGGCCTGGATTCATTCCTAATGGGTCCTGAGGACAAGCACACGGAACCGGCTGTGTTCTGGCTGCAGACGGGCCTGGGAGTGCCCTGGCTGGCATAGGAACAGGCTCTGTGGGGCAGAGCGCAATGGACCTTCTG
This Macaca mulatta isolate MMU2019108-1 chromosome 3, T2T-MMU8v2.0, whole genome shotgun sequence DNA region includes the following protein-coding sequences:
- the LOC144339598 gene encoding uncharacterized protein LOC144339598 produces the protein MSAAVGADSGQREARRAPRTSLPCAANPWTMLRATSPDLGCIQTEACGMTPSAVSEFFVSRYPGDGRASGAFCASVLACAGVSMAQTRAGDHPLPYFHDSTNWGGRARAGGTPRVTAGGHAVNSLRLRGVGICGHTRC